The following proteins are co-located in the Flectobacillus major DSM 103 genome:
- a CDS encoding sugar phosphate isomerase/epimerase family protein, protein MNTRREFVKNSAGLLMASLLPWNTLAHQLGIVDKVGIQLFSLPKMLEKDFAGTIEFLAKMGYKEVELFGPFPFSAQVAQDRWKSITPMLGFSGSGYFGKSPKEIKSILKANGITTPSAHTDLDTLVNNMDKLGEAANVLGHKYVVLPSIPDDKRQTLDDYKRISETFNKIGENAKRVGLKFGYHNHGYGLSPLEGQIPLYLIMEQTDPNLVFFEMDIYWTSAGGIEPISLLEKYPNRYHLLHLKDMKEKKHFSGDGNTAPQWFELFPYMTSAGDGVLGVKEIVEKAKSTGVKHFFVEQDLVADPDVALKRSIDFLKKV, encoded by the coding sequence ATGAATACTAGAAGAGAATTTGTCAAAAACTCGGCAGGCTTGCTTATGGCGAGTCTGCTACCTTGGAATACCCTGGCCCATCAACTCGGGATAGTCGACAAAGTCGGTATCCAATTGTTTTCGTTACCCAAAATGCTTGAAAAGGATTTTGCTGGCACAATTGAATTTTTGGCGAAAATGGGTTACAAAGAAGTAGAACTTTTTGGACCATTTCCATTTAGTGCACAAGTAGCACAAGACCGTTGGAAATCAATTACACCCATGTTGGGCTTTAGTGGTAGTGGTTATTTTGGCAAAAGTCCTAAAGAAATCAAGAGTATCTTAAAAGCTAATGGTATAACAACACCTTCGGCTCATACCGACTTAGATACCCTTGTTAATAATATGGACAAGCTAGGCGAGGCGGCCAATGTTCTTGGCCATAAATATGTGGTGCTGCCTTCGATACCCGACGATAAAAGACAAACTCTTGATGACTATAAGCGGATTTCGGAAACATTCAATAAAATTGGGGAAAATGCCAAAAGGGTAGGATTGAAATTTGGATACCACAATCATGGCTATGGCCTTAGTCCTTTAGAAGGCCAAATTCCGTTGTATTTGATTATGGAACAAACCGACCCCAATCTGGTATTTTTTGAAATGGATATTTATTGGACTTCGGCAGGGGGTATCGAGCCTATCAGTTTGCTAGAAAAATACCCTAATCGCTATCATCTTTTGCACCTCAAAGATATGAAAGAGAAAAAACATTTCTCTGGCGATGGCAATACTGCTCCACAATGGTTTGAGTTGTTTCCTTATATGACTTCGGCTGGCGATGGTGTTTTGGGTGTGAAAGAAATTGTAGAAAAAGCTAAGTCTACAGGCGTAAAACATTTCTTTGTAGAACAAGATTTGGTAGCTGACCCCGATGTGGCACTCAAAAGAAGTATTGATTTCTTGAAAAAAGTATAA
- a CDS encoding SprB repeat-containing protein, which produces MKKLLLISICLVSCYLPVFGQVNKPVLDLKKFTDRTITVRQMMSVDRSCYELMKNGAVLQEGTDYFIGSSYPNSYFFVGGGTRGGFYQVEVDFGFLRPNDVLTVRDKCTGEVSDPVVVSDDYVYIEVPNGNSFSGNGIDPNYSSPAYTKLATSVEVGKCEPVSINAHVLMATVIDITTGNPINLGSFKVNGVPITGSSFSSYTAGNSTTYSINAQGEVTTSNFLKLTANTYYSGAQPYSLEYTHNASNTNDFDFTIGVGGVQIRFIHNNSFEIWKRNYLGEVDISHYDGDFSNATFKLTFDENYYRVYVNNVEYGSLARFVKYSFTGGSLSNTNTLPYRTGVTFSPSNTGGQLLNAVVDGALNIYQRFNIAEDLSATSSVVNAGCSGGSTGSITMEPSGGKPPYSYSLNNGTFQSSATFGNLSAGSYAVKVKDASGCDITRQVTVSQNPELTLTVALTYVTCVGGNNGSATLTASGGLPTYSYSLDGTHYGATNEFSSLEAGTYTFYVKDAVGCVKTIDNQVVNTRSVLRNPVVSITDVSCNGASNGRMEISASNSNPVGTIQYSIDNGQTFRADSVFSQLSAGRYTVVIKDALCSNITNWQIAEASLIITNAIVSGQITCHGLQNGVIKANPSGGNAPYTYSKDNSTYSVNNTFSDLSAGNYKIWVKDNNGCIRESGILTVIEPRVLADSVVRKTDVTCFGGSDGNTHVIASGGTSPYTFKLTTQSTFSSESTFSGLSAGSYTIQIKDANQCNTTASVEILEPPAITLSASIQQQVTCHGGNNGVMLLTAAGGTGALSYSKDGNTYQISNRFNTLVADSYTMYVKDVNGCTNSLNNTSTKITEPASLVVGATLEHVSCYGGTNGKITIVGSGGTRNFQYSNDGINYVSDSIFAGLPQGRHKIYIKDANNCVSNNDFTITQPNDLVPYLRIAQQVKCFGESSGNMIGFATGGTLPYQFSKDGTIYQADSLFEGLSIGSYKIWIKDAKGCVGISSAVSVVQPENLVLLVEQIKHVTCKAGNDGQVRLSATGGTGTYQYAKNSLSFQVSPVFSQLTSQRYTFTVKDENACAATTNTTVIEPDSAYTIALASKTNLSCFDNKTGQIVLSHHGGTPSYQLSLDNQTFQSGTTFGQLDAGTYQLYGKDGNNCRFSLSGIVLTQPTDIQFATLYKKDVDCDYYTKGEATILATGSNGNFNYTLTGIDNQHRSITPINNNSGVFVDMPAGDYRVTATDYIGCSKVYPISIIAKNSKITFDINKSIPTTCTSTDGVISITNVKGGRNGYFYQLSTQTNSSTNNTFSSLLNGTYVVTVSDELCYYRQSVDLRNNNSIRAAYSISGISCNTPEANLLIQPITGGNGNYQLSLNGGEASSTQRFTNLSPNVYAITIVDTPVSCRTVLSVEIKEQNRADLQLVQKDNILCFGGNSGRIEVLGNNNQAPFTYTLNNGAWQTSNIFSGLVIGTYKITALNAMGCQDSIRVTLSQPTALTNVLSKKDNLCFGDSTGEIQVATGGGIAPYQYSIDGTQYQTSNTFSQLTKGDYTIVVKDQHNCTLRKATTLIQPSQIVVTPMYQDTIRCYGEANGTIAVKATGGTPTYTYSKDGINYFASELFDNLAKGIYQLYVKDNNQCVRSKELSITEPAVLALALKETRNPLCFGSVDGSIRVQATGGNGTNVFKLDIGSVIQSKETFEHLPKGIYAIQVSDRKGCQAQVNSIQLTEPTKIVSNATGVMPLCFGNENGEVAINMTGGTPGYQIRFQDQLYKVDTLHQYKFEKLGAKRYTFYVIDTHACVDTLQYTLNQPTPLSSQITLKSNDCFGDQTGRIQVVAQQATPPYRYAYEKSGKELFDSTGTFDKLFAGKYTVTVYDNNNCKLSKQVEVLQPTQLVLTPIYQDTVRCFQESNGSILIKARGGTPSYLYSKDNTNFYTDSLFSKLSKGTYHFWVKDAHRCTTSTLLDATEPTLLELTVEHQQNPLCLGEKNGIVTLIAKGGNGANTFWQDNVIEQYQNSQFKGLSQGDYTFKVVDRKGCLDTVRLVQLRWPTALKAQIQQSQPICYGTRTASLQLNASGGVGGYVAQLMQNQTNVLNEKKGDTIRFDLLKAGEYRVRLSDRNGCQLLIPSTIVETDSLEMFELGTGKGGDTLCIGQAITLNVKNHGKSIQWFFNEIEDLAQKNKTEYTVVNPGIYKAKVSNNTGCVVEKSFRLTNNQNALKADFILPTQAFVGDTIVALDITKPIPDRIIWILPSDIQIVYRDNNKAMFIPVVDGEKRIGMYAYAGSCENFLFRNIKIFKPEDINQTDSLYQYKARPITSASIYPNPNQGKFSLIVRTKIPADLSIRIVRVVSGEVVHQATLAPQTTDLNANHTYLFDLNLRIGVYSLILDGGTQRIVKQLIITDY; this is translated from the coding sequence ATGAAAAAACTACTACTAATAAGTATTTGTTTGGTTTCATGCTATCTGCCAGTATTTGGACAGGTAAATAAACCAGTTTTAGATTTGAAAAAATTTACTGACAGAACAATTACGGTACGTCAAATGATGTCTGTTGATCGTTCATGTTATGAGTTGATGAAAAATGGAGCTGTGCTTCAAGAAGGCACAGACTATTTTATCGGATCGAGTTATCCTAATTCATATTTTTTTGTTGGAGGTGGTACAAGAGGAGGCTTTTATCAGGTTGAAGTAGATTTTGGCTTTTTACGTCCCAACGATGTTTTGACTGTTCGGGATAAATGTACAGGAGAAGTATCAGACCCTGTAGTTGTATCGGATGACTATGTTTATATAGAGGTGCCTAATGGTAATAGTTTTTCAGGTAATGGTATTGACCCTAATTATTCTTCGCCAGCTTATACCAAATTAGCTACATCAGTAGAAGTAGGAAAATGCGAGCCAGTATCTATCAACGCTCATGTTTTGATGGCTACAGTAATAGATATAACTACAGGAAACCCCATAAATCTAGGTAGTTTTAAAGTGAATGGAGTGCCTATTACAGGTAGTAGTTTTAGTAGCTACACGGCAGGTAATTCTACTACGTATAGTATTAATGCTCAAGGGGAAGTTACAACAAGTAACTTTTTGAAGCTTACTGCCAATACCTATTATTCGGGGGCTCAACCTTATTCACTCGAATATACACATAATGCAAGTAATACTAATGACTTCGATTTTACGATTGGAGTAGGAGGAGTACAAATTAGGTTTATCCATAACAACAGCTTTGAAATATGGAAAAGGAATTATCTAGGAGAAGTAGATATTAGTCATTACGATGGAGATTTCTCGAATGCTACTTTTAAATTAACATTCGATGAAAACTATTATCGTGTATATGTCAATAATGTGGAATATGGCTCTCTAGCTAGATTTGTAAAGTACAGTTTTACAGGAGGCTCTCTGAGTAATACCAATACACTTCCTTATCGCACAGGAGTTACGTTTTCTCCAAGCAATACGGGGGGGCAATTACTTAATGCTGTCGTTGATGGAGCACTGAATATCTATCAGAGATTTAATATAGCAGAAGACCTTAGTGCGACTAGCAGCGTAGTGAATGCAGGTTGTTCGGGAGGCAGTACAGGAAGTATTACAATGGAACCCAGCGGAGGCAAACCTCCTTATAGTTACTCGCTCAATAATGGTACATTTCAATCTAGTGCCACCTTTGGTAATTTGTCGGCGGGGAGTTATGCTGTTAAAGTAAAAGATGCTTCTGGGTGCGACATTACTCGGCAGGTTACTGTATCGCAGAATCCTGAACTAACACTGACTGTAGCCTTGACCTATGTTACGTGTGTTGGAGGTAATAATGGTAGTGCCACTCTAACGGCTTCTGGAGGCCTACCCACATATAGTTATTCGCTAGATGGAACACATTATGGAGCTACAAATGAGTTTTCATCGTTAGAGGCCGGTACGTATACATTTTATGTGAAAGATGCAGTAGGTTGTGTGAAAACAATTGATAATCAGGTTGTTAATACCAGAAGTGTTCTTCGGAATCCAGTAGTGAGTATTACGGATGTATCATGCAATGGAGCTTCAAATGGGCGTATGGAAATTTCTGCGAGCAACTCTAATCCCGTTGGTACAATACAATATTCTATTGATAATGGACAAACATTTAGAGCTGATTCAGTTTTTAGCCAGCTATCAGCAGGCCGTTATACCGTAGTAATCAAAGACGCTCTTTGTTCAAATATTACTAATTGGCAAATTGCTGAGGCTAGCCTTATTATTACAAACGCTATAGTCAGTGGTCAAATTACCTGTCATGGTTTGCAAAATGGAGTAATAAAAGCTAATCCTTCAGGAGGCAATGCTCCGTATACCTATTCAAAAGACAATTCTACTTATTCTGTTAATAATACCTTTAGCGATTTGTCAGCAGGGAATTACAAAATTTGGGTAAAAGACAATAATGGCTGTATTCGAGAGTCTGGAATCTTAACAGTAATTGAGCCTAGAGTTCTAGCGGATTCGGTGGTTCGTAAGACAGACGTAACTTGTTTTGGAGGAAGCGATGGAAATACTCATGTAATTGCAAGTGGTGGAACTTCTCCGTATACGTTTAAGTTGACTACACAAAGTACTTTCAGTTCAGAAAGTACTTTTTCTGGTTTAAGTGCAGGGAGTTATACCATACAAATAAAAGATGCAAACCAATGTAATACTACCGCATCTGTAGAGATATTAGAACCACCAGCTATTACACTTAGTGCTAGTATTCAGCAACAAGTTACTTGTCATGGAGGAAACAACGGTGTGATGTTACTTACAGCAGCAGGAGGTACAGGAGCATTGAGTTATAGTAAAGATGGAAATACCTATCAAATCTCTAATCGATTTAATACATTAGTTGCTGACAGTTATACCATGTACGTTAAAGACGTTAATGGATGTACTAATAGTCTCAATAACACCTCTACTAAAATTACAGAACCAGCATCATTGGTTGTTGGAGCTACCCTAGAGCATGTATCATGTTATGGTGGTACTAATGGTAAAATTACGATTGTAGGAAGTGGAGGAACTCGAAATTTTCAATATTCCAACGATGGAATAAATTATGTATCGGACTCAATATTTGCAGGGCTGCCCCAAGGAAGGCATAAAATTTATATCAAAGATGCCAATAACTGTGTAAGTAACAATGACTTTACTATTACCCAACCCAACGATTTAGTACCTTATCTTCGAATTGCACAGCAAGTAAAATGTTTTGGAGAATCTTCTGGCAATATGATTGGCTTTGCTACTGGAGGAACACTGCCCTATCAATTTTCAAAAGACGGCACTATTTATCAGGCCGATAGCTTGTTTGAAGGTTTGAGTATTGGCAGTTATAAAATATGGATAAAAGATGCTAAAGGGTGTGTTGGTATATCTTCGGCTGTCAGTGTTGTTCAGCCAGAAAACCTAGTTTTGTTGGTAGAACAAATTAAGCATGTTACTTGCAAAGCTGGTAACGATGGGCAGGTAAGGTTAAGTGCAACAGGTGGTACTGGTACTTATCAATATGCTAAAAATAGCCTGAGTTTTCAGGTATCACCAGTTTTTAGTCAGCTTACCAGCCAACGATATACATTTACGGTAAAGGATGAAAATGCCTGTGCTGCTACCACAAATACTACCGTTATTGAACCCGATTCTGCTTATACGATAGCTCTTGCAAGCAAAACCAATCTTTCTTGTTTTGATAATAAAACTGGACAGATTGTACTATCGCATCATGGAGGAACACCATCTTATCAGCTTTCGCTAGACAATCAAACATTTCAATCTGGTACAACCTTTGGTCAATTAGATGCAGGGACATATCAACTATATGGTAAAGATGGTAATAATTGCAGGTTTAGCTTGTCGGGAATTGTATTAACTCAACCAACAGATATACAATTTGCTACACTCTATAAAAAAGATGTTGATTGCGACTATTATACCAAAGGTGAAGCTACCATTTTGGCTACAGGGTCAAATGGTAATTTTAATTATACCCTAACAGGAATAGATAATCAACATAGGAGTATAACGCCTATTAATAACAATTCTGGTGTTTTTGTGGACATGCCTGCTGGAGACTATCGGGTTACGGCTACCGATTATATAGGTTGTAGCAAAGTTTATCCTATAAGTATTATTGCTAAAAATAGTAAAATAACTTTTGATATAAATAAGAGCATACCTACTACCTGTACATCTACAGACGGTGTCATTAGTATTACAAATGTAAAAGGAGGGCGAAATGGGTATTTTTATCAGCTATCAACTCAAACAAACTCTAGTACCAATAATACGTTTTCTAGTCTTCTTAATGGTACGTATGTCGTTACCGTTAGCGATGAACTATGCTATTACCGACAGTCAGTCGATTTAAGAAACAATAATAGTATTCGAGCAGCATATAGTATTAGTGGTATTAGCTGTAATACGCCCGAAGCCAATTTACTAATACAACCCATTACTGGTGGAAATGGTAATTATCAATTATCGCTCAATGGTGGAGAGGCAAGTTCGACACAACGATTTACCAATTTATCACCTAATGTATATGCCATAACAATAGTAGATACGCCTGTATCTTGTAGAACGGTTTTAAGTGTTGAGATAAAAGAACAAAATCGAGCAGATTTACAGTTAGTACAAAAAGACAATATTTTATGTTTTGGTGGAAATAGTGGCCGTATAGAGGTGCTTGGCAATAATAATCAAGCACCATTTACATACACTTTGAATAATGGGGCATGGCAAACGTCAAATATTTTTTCGGGCTTGGTAATAGGTACATACAAAATCACCGCATTGAATGCAATGGGGTGTCAAGACAGCATTAGGGTAACACTAAGCCAGCCAACTGCTTTAACGAATGTACTTAGTAAGAAAGATAACTTATGCTTTGGCGATAGTACAGGAGAAATACAAGTAGCAACGGGCGGAGGTATAGCACCGTACCAATACTCAATAGATGGAACACAATATCAAACATCCAATACCTTTAGCCAACTTACCAAAGGAGATTATACCATCGTGGTAAAAGACCAACATAATTGTACACTTCGTAAGGCAACTACACTTATACAGCCTTCGCAAATTGTTGTAACACCTATGTATCAAGATACCATCCGATGTTATGGCGAAGCCAACGGTACAATAGCTGTAAAAGCCACAGGAGGAACGCCAACCTATACATATTCAAAGGATGGTATTAATTATTTTGCTTCAGAGCTATTTGATAATTTGGCCAAAGGTATTTATCAACTTTATGTCAAAGACAATAATCAGTGTGTGCGTTCAAAAGAATTGAGTATTACAGAACCTGCTGTTTTAGCTTTAGCATTGAAAGAAACCAGAAATCCGCTTTGTTTTGGCAGTGTCGATGGCAGTATTCGAGTGCAAGCTACAGGGGGCAATGGCACAAACGTATTTAAACTTGATATTGGCTCTGTGATACAGTCAAAGGAAACATTTGAGCACCTACCCAAGGGAATCTACGCTATACAGGTAAGCGACCGCAAAGGTTGTCAAGCACAAGTAAATAGTATTCAACTAACCGAACCTACTAAGATAGTGAGCAATGCTACTGGTGTAATGCCACTTTGTTTTGGTAATGAGAATGGTGAAGTGGCGATTAATATGACAGGTGGAACGCCAGGGTATCAAATTCGATTTCAGGACCAATTGTATAAAGTAGATACATTGCATCAATATAAATTTGAAAAGCTTGGAGCAAAACGCTATACTTTTTATGTAATAGATACTCATGCCTGTGTAGATACACTACAATATACCTTAAACCAACCAACGCCATTAAGTAGCCAAATTACACTCAAAAGTAATGACTGTTTTGGCGACCAAACTGGTCGAATTCAAGTGGTAGCACAACAAGCTACGCCCCCTTACCGATATGCCTATGAAAAGTCGGGAAAAGAACTATTTGACTCTACGGGTACTTTTGATAAGCTATTTGCTGGAAAATATACCGTTACAGTGTATGATAACAATAATTGTAAACTCAGCAAGCAGGTTGAAGTATTACAACCAACACAGTTGGTGCTAACACCGATTTACCAAGATACCGTTCGTTGTTTTCAAGAAAGTAATGGCTCAATTCTGATAAAGGCTCGTGGTGGAACGCCATCGTATCTGTACTCAAAAGATAATACTAATTTTTATACAGATAGTTTATTCTCGAAACTTTCAAAAGGAACATATCACTTCTGGGTAAAAGATGCCCATCGTTGTACAACAAGTACATTACTAGATGCTACAGAACCAACTTTATTAGAACTGACGGTAGAACATCAACAAAACCCATTATGCCTTGGTGAAAAAAATGGTATTGTTACCTTAATAGCCAAAGGAGGGAATGGTGCAAATACTTTTTGGCAAGATAATGTGATAGAACAGTACCAAAATAGTCAATTTAAGGGCTTGTCACAAGGCGACTACACCTTCAAGGTAGTTGACCGAAAAGGCTGTCTCGACACGGTTAGGCTAGTGCAGCTACGCTGGCCAACAGCACTAAAAGCTCAAATACAACAAAGCCAACCTATATGCTATGGTACACGCACAGCTAGCCTGCAACTCAACGCCTCAGGAGGAGTAGGTGGCTATGTGGCTCAACTGATGCAAAACCAGACCAATGTATTAAATGAAAAAAAGGGAGACACTATTCGATTTGACTTATTAAAAGCAGGAGAATATCGGGTGCGGTTGAGCGACCGAAACGGCTGTCAATTGCTAATCCCAAGTACAATTGTAGAAACTGATAGCCTAGAAATGTTTGAGCTAGGAACAGGAAAGGGCGGCGATACCCTGTGTATTGGGCAAGCTATCACACTCAATGTCAAGAATCATGGGAAATCAATACAATGGTTTTTTAATGAAATAGAAGATCTTGCTCAAAAAAATAAAACAGAATATACTGTTGTTAATCCGGGTATTTATAAGGCTAAAGTAAGTAACAATACTGGATGCGTTGTTGAAAAAAGTTTTCGTTTAACCAATAATCAAAATGCCTTAAAAGCTGATTTTATCTTACCAACGCAAGCATTTGTTGGTGATACAATTGTGGCTTTGGATATAACAAAGCCTATCCCCGACAGAATTATCTGGATTTTGCCTTCAGATATACAAATCGTGTATCGAGACAACAACAAAGCCATGTTTATTCCTGTAGTAGATGGTGAAAAAAGAATCGGGATGTACGCATACGCAGGAAGTTGTGAGAACTTTCTTTTTAGGAATATCAAAATTTTTAAACCCGAAGATATTAATCAAACAGATTCTCTTTATCAGTATAAGGCTCGTCCTATTACTTCGGCATCGATTTACCCGAATCCTAATCAAGGGAAGTTTAGCTTGATAGTAAGAACAAAAATACCTGCCGATCTTTCTATTAGAATAGTCAGGGTAGTGTCTGGCGAGGTGGTTCATCAGGCTACATTAGCTCCACAAACTACCGATTTGAATGCTAATCATACATACTTGTTTGACTTAAACCTAAGGATTGGGGTATATTCTCTTATTCTTGACGGAGGCACACAACGGATTGTCAAACAGCTTATTATAACCGATTATTGA